The following are encoded together in the Blautia obeum ATCC 29174 genome:
- the hydA gene encoding dihydropyrimidinase, which yields MKYLLKNGTVVTGEKSEQLDILVEGEKIVQVGKNLPSKDAQEIDVSGKLLFPGFIDGHTHFDLEVAGTVTADDFETGTKAAILGGTTFVIDYASQDKGGHTLKEGLDKWHKKADDKCSCDYSFHMSIVEWNEKTEQEIQDMIDHGITSFKLYMTYPAMIVNDCDMYKILKKLGKCGCFAGVHCENAGVIDALIAEAKKEGRLGPENHPLVRPDTMEAEAVHRLLVIAKEADAPVMVVHLTNKKAFEEVMRARANGQEVYAETCPQYLLLDDSVYAKPDFQGAVYVCAPPIRKKEDQDCLWEALSREDIQTVATDQCSFTLAQKALGKDDFTKIPGGLPGVQTRGTLLYTYGVKEGRITQEQMCKLLSENPAKLYGVYPQKGVLAPESDADIVVLDPEKESVISAATHAYNTDNNPFEGFRLRCGIDKVFLRGNLAVDDGQLVKEKLGKYIARGKKQM from the coding sequence ATGAAATATTTATTGAAAAACGGAACGGTTGTAACAGGCGAAAAATCAGAGCAGCTGGACATTCTGGTAGAAGGAGAAAAAATCGTACAGGTTGGGAAAAATCTTCCATCCAAGGATGCACAGGAAATCGATGTCAGTGGGAAACTCCTTTTTCCAGGTTTCATAGATGGTCATACACATTTTGATCTGGAAGTAGCAGGTACAGTAACGGCGGATGATTTTGAGACTGGAACAAAAGCAGCGATTCTCGGGGGAACTACATTTGTCATTGATTATGCATCACAGGATAAGGGTGGACACACTCTGAAGGAAGGTCTTGATAAATGGCATAAGAAGGCAGATGACAAATGTTCCTGTGATTATTCTTTCCATATGTCAATCGTGGAATGGAATGAAAAGACAGAACAGGAAATACAGGACATGATCGATCATGGAATCACCAGTTTCAAACTGTATATGACATATCCGGCAATGATCGTAAATGACTGCGATATGTATAAAATCCTGAAAAAACTTGGAAAATGTGGCTGTTTTGCAGGTGTGCACTGCGAGAATGCAGGCGTGATCGATGCGCTGATCGCAGAAGCAAAAAAAGAGGGAAGACTTGGACCGGAAAATCATCCACTGGTGCGTCCGGATACGATGGAAGCGGAAGCTGTTCACCGTCTGCTCGTGATTGCCAAGGAGGCAGATGCACCGGTGATGGTAGTACATCTTACAAATAAAAAAGCATTTGAAGAAGTTATGCGTGCAAGAGCGAACGGACAGGAAGTATATGCAGAAACATGTCCACAGTATCTGCTACTTGATGATAGTGTGTATGCGAAACCAGATTTTCAGGGAGCTGTTTATGTCTGTGCACCTCCGATTCGCAAAAAAGAAGATCAGGACTGTCTGTGGGAAGCGTTGTCACGAGAAGATATCCAGACAGTAGCTACGGATCAGTGCAGTTTTACACTTGCGCAGAAGGCTCTGGGCAAAGATGATTTTACAAAGATTCCGGGAGGACTTCCGGGAGTTCAGACACGTGGAACATTACTTTATACATATGGGGTAAAAGAAGGCAGGATTACGCAGGAACAGATGTGTAAACTTTTATCCGAAAATCCGGCGAAACTGTATGGCGTTTATCCTCAGAAAGGTGTGCTTGCACCAGAAAGTGATGCAGACATTGTAGTACTGGATCCGGAAAAAGAAAGTGTGATATCTGCTGCCACACATGCTTATAACACTGATAATAATCCATTTGAAGGATTCAGACTGCGCTGCGGAATTGATAAAGTATTTTTAAGAGGTAATCTGGCGGTAGACGATGGTCAGCTGGTAAAAGAAAAACTCGGAAAATATATTGCCAGAGGAAAAAAACAAATGTAA
- the hydE gene encoding [FeFe] hydrogenase H-cluster radical SAM maturase HydE, producing MKRLIDKLHHEQMLTAEEFHRLLANRSEETDQYARELANQVRQEVYGNKIYVRGLIEFTNYCKNDCYYCGIRRSNQNAQRYRLTEEDILECCRQGYEIGFRTFVLQGGEDGFFTDDRIVQIVRKIKEQYPDCALTLSIGEKSEESYRAYREAGADRYLLRHETADPRHYMRLHPLEMSGENRKSCLRILKKLGYQTGAGFMVGSPLQTVDDLVEDFLFLKELDPEMVGIGPFIAHQDTPFCNERSGTLDDTLFYLALLRLMLPNVLLPATTALGTIHPRGREMGVLSGANVVMPNLSPVSVRKKYMLYDGKICTGDEAAECRMCLSRRMERIGCEVVTDRGDYKKRLA from the coding sequence ATGAAAAGATTAATTGATAAACTGCATCATGAACAGATGTTGACTGCAGAAGAGTTTCACCGACTTTTGGCGAATCGTTCAGAAGAGACAGACCAGTATGCACGGGAGCTGGCAAATCAGGTCCGGCAGGAAGTGTACGGAAATAAGATTTATGTACGTGGTCTGATCGAATTTACCAATTACTGTAAAAATGACTGCTATTATTGTGGAATCCGTCGGAGCAATCAGAATGCACAGCGTTACAGACTGACGGAAGAAGATATTCTGGAATGCTGCAGGCAGGGATATGAGATTGGTTTTCGTACCTTTGTTCTACAGGGCGGCGAGGACGGCTTTTTTACAGATGACAGGATCGTACAGATCGTACGAAAGATTAAAGAACAATATCCGGATTGCGCACTGACTCTTTCCATAGGAGAAAAATCAGAAGAAAGCTACCGTGCATACAGAGAGGCAGGGGCTGACAGGTATCTGTTACGACATGAAACGGCTGATCCACGTCATTATATGCGGCTTCATCCGCTGGAAATGTCCGGAGAAAACCGCAAAAGCTGTCTTCGGATACTTAAGAAACTGGGCTATCAGACGGGAGCAGGATTCATGGTGGGTTCACCGTTACAGACAGTGGATGACCTCGTGGAAGACTTTTTGTTTCTGAAGGAGCTTGATCCGGAAATGGTTGGAATCGGGCCGTTTATTGCACATCAGGATACCCCATTTTGCAATGAAAGAAGTGGAACGCTGGATGATACACTGTTTTATCTTGCATTGTTGCGTCTGATGCTCCCGAATGTGCTGCTTCCTGCAACGACTGCCCTTGGGACGATTCATCCAAGAGGAAGAGAAATGGGTGTCTTGTCAGGTGCCAATGTTGTGATGCCGAATCTTTCTCCTGTTTCAGTCAGAAAAAAATACATGTTGTATGATGGAAAAATATGCACAGGTGACGAAGCTGCGGAATGCAGAATGTGTCTCAGCAGACGGATGGAGCGGATTGGCTGTGAAGTCGTTACAGACAGAGGAGACTACAAAAAAAGACTTGCATAA
- a CDS encoding SH3 domain-containing protein, which translates to MKKSRLLIVLAGLAVVASGCGYSTGGEDSTVTVIEATPTPTPEPTPEVTPTPEATPTPAVEMAQTASGVNIIKQSGTYYAVEGVNIRSDCSTDADIITGTLVGQQLTSTGVSEDGQWVEVSINDQTGYVNAQYVSTEAPAGAATADAAAQTTAQ; encoded by the coding sequence ATGAAGAAATCCAGATTACTGATCGTGCTGGCCGGATTGGCTGTTGTGGCATCCGGATGTGGATATAGCACGGGAGGAGAAGACTCTACTGTGACTGTGATTGAAGCAACTCCGACACCAACCCCGGAACCTACACCAGAAGTAACCCCGACTCCGGAAGCAACACCAACTCCGGCGGTAGAAATGGCTCAGACAGCAAGTGGTGTGAATATCATAAAACAAAGCGGAACTTATTATGCTGTAGAGGGTGTAAACATACGCTCTGACTGCAGTACAGATGCGGATATCATTACAGGAACACTTGTTGGACAGCAGCTGACCAGTACAGGTGTGAGCGAAGATGGACAATGGGTAGAGGTGAGCATCAATGACCAGACAGGTTATGTGAATGCACAGTATGTATCTACAGAAGCTCCGGCAGGAGCTGCCACTGCAGATGCAGCAGCACAGACCACAGCCCAGTAG